Proteins encoded in a region of the Triticum dicoccoides isolate Atlit2015 ecotype Zavitan chromosome 3A, WEW_v2.0, whole genome shotgun sequence genome:
- the LOC119272279 gene encoding zinc finger protein ZAT18-like produces the protein MTLTREEAHESKEMESLRVHADALLSLSSPAASSTAPAGSKPATTAAGRRALAAEGVFECKTCSRRFTSFQALGGHRTSHTRLQARMLLHDQAADVPGAAERDRARVHECAVCGLEFSMGQALGGHMRRHRGEAPPGPSTSSSAAVHGDASSGATQQQEVMPDLNYPPMDDCGGESSADRSSEHQLLDLLV, from the coding sequence ATGACACTGACGAGGGAGGAGGCGCACGAGAGCAAGGAGATGGAGAGCCTGCGGGTGCACGCCGACGCGCTGCTCTCGCTGTCCTCGCCCGCCGCGTCGTCCACGGCGCCGGCGGGCAGCAagccggcgacgacggcggcgggcaGGAGGGCGCTGGCGGCGGAGGGCGTGTTCGAGTGCAAGACGTGCAGCAGGCGGTTCACGTCGTTCCAGGCGCTGGGCGGGCACCGCACCAGCCACACGCGGCTGCAGGCGCGGATGCTGCTGCACGATCAGGCCGCCGACGTCCCGGGCGCCGCCGAGAGGGACAGGGCGCGGGTGCACGAGTGCGCCGTCTGCGGGCTCGAGTTCTCCATGGGCCAGGCGCTGGGCGGCCACATGCGCCGGCACAGGGGCGAGGCGCCGCCGGGGCCGTCGACGTCGTCGTCGGCCGCCGTGCACGGCGACGCCAGCTCCGGCGCGACGCAGCAGCAGGAGGTCATGCCCGACCTGAACTACCCGCCGATGGACGACTGCGGCGGCGAATCCTCGGCCGACCGCAGCTCCGAGCATCAGCTGCTTGATCTGCTTGTATAG